In Synechococcus sp. RS9909, one genomic interval encodes:
- a CDS encoding L,D-transpeptidase, translating into MPLVMPVQGRARPASVPDQLAVLPAAPSTQIHLDLRQRRISVLRDGQRFGPWPVAIGDPKTPTPAGVFQVENMRKNPQYQSTKSGKVHPVTGPKAPLGHRWIGFLQQGPNQFGIHGTPWPHWVKIRAAVSNGCVRMLNAHVQQLFELVDVGTPVVITR; encoded by the coding sequence ATGCCGTTGGTCATGCCGGTGCAAGGACGGGCTCGCCCCGCTTCTGTGCCCGATCAGCTTGCGGTTCTCCCCGCTGCTCCCTCCACGCAGATTCATCTCGATCTGCGCCAGCGTCGCATCAGTGTGCTGCGCGATGGTCAGCGCTTCGGGCCCTGGCCGGTGGCGATCGGCGATCCAAAAACACCGACTCCCGCCGGAGTCTTTCAGGTGGAGAACATGCGGAAGAACCCGCAATACCAGAGCACGAAGTCAGGCAAGGTGCACCCGGTCACCGGACCCAAGGCGCCCCTGGGTCATCGCTGGATCGGTTTCCTGCAACAGGGACCCAACCAGTTCGGGATCCATGGCACTCCCTGGCCCCATTGGGTGAAGATCCGTGCTGCCGTCTCCAATGGCTGTGTGCGCATGCTCAATGCCCATGTTCAGCAGCTTTTTGAGCTGGTGGACGTGGGCACACCGGTGGTGATCACCCGCTGA
- a CDS encoding inorganic diphosphatase, giving the protein MANLDQAPSRSMPNLLHVLPAFADEAELRLNTIVELNSNTVNKYELITETGHLKLDRVGYSSLAYPFAYGCIPRTWDEDGDPLDIEIVNVTEPLIPGSVVEARIIGIMTFDDGGEVDDKVIAVLADDKRMDHIRSVEDLGEHWKKETTYYWEHYKDLKKPGTCSVNGFFGTEKAVEIIKSCEARYMAEIDPKLVD; this is encoded by the coding sequence ATGGCCAACCTTGACCAGGCCCCGAGCCGCAGCATGCCCAACCTGCTGCATGTTCTGCCGGCCTTCGCTGATGAGGCGGAGCTGCGGCTGAACACGATCGTGGAGCTCAACTCCAACACGGTCAACAAATATGAGCTGATCACTGAGACCGGTCACCTGAAGCTGGACCGTGTCGGCTACTCCTCTCTGGCTTACCCATTCGCCTACGGCTGCATTCCTCGCACCTGGGATGAGGACGGCGATCCGCTCGACATCGAGATCGTCAACGTGACCGAGCCTCTGATCCCTGGATCCGTGGTGGAAGCTCGCATCATCGGCATCATGACCTTCGATGACGGCGGCGAGGTGGACGACAAGGTGATCGCCGTGTTGGCTGACGACAAGCGCATGGATCACATCAGGAGTGTTGAAGATCTCGGTGAGCACTGGAAGAAGGAAACCACCTACTACTGGGAGCACTACAAGGACCTCAAGAAGCCCGGCACCTGCAGTGTCAACGGCTTCTTCGGCACCGAGAAGGCTGTGGAGATCATCAAGAGCTGCGAAGCGCGCTACATGGCGGAGATTGATCCCAAGCTGGTCGACTGA
- a CDS encoding L,D-transpeptidase yields the protein MRVRSFLLLVALLLVSSAGPVAASSYELVFQRTRGLLPSGHRRWNLTLQRGGQAVASWPAVSGTPKAQAADRRWSPGNGAPLPVGRYSVGWPERWDGSWWVDLSPRFSTTRSALGIHTCLPGSGCICLPSKADTDAVVAWIRKADIRQLRVVN from the coding sequence ATGCGTGTTCGCTCCTTCCTGCTCCTGGTTGCGCTGCTGCTGGTCAGTTCAGCAGGGCCGGTGGCTGCCAGCTCCTATGAATTGGTCTTCCAACGCACCAGGGGGCTGCTGCCCTCCGGGCATCGCCGTTGGAACCTGACACTGCAGCGAGGTGGACAAGCCGTTGCCAGCTGGCCGGCGGTCAGCGGCACCCCGAAGGCGCAGGCGGCTGATCGTCGCTGGTCTCCCGGTAACGGGGCACCCCTTCCCGTGGGGCGTTACAGCGTGGGATGGCCAGAGCGCTGGGATGGTTCCTGGTGGGTGGATCTCAGCCCTCGCTTCTCCACCACCCGCTCGGCTCTCGGCATTCACACCTGCCTGCCGGGGAGTGGTTGCATCTGTCTGCCCAGCAAGGCCGACACCGATGCCGTGGTCGCCTGGATCCGCAAAGCAGACATTCGTCAGTTGCGGGTGGTGAACTGA
- a CDS encoding phenylpyruvate tautomerase MIF-related protein → MPLINVRTSLPAVQDGSGLLQELSSALAEQTGKPEAYVMTLLETGVPMTFAGSAEPCAYVEVKSIGALRPPAMTAAFCELIEARTGIPANRIYVGFEDVQASCWGWNGSTFG, encoded by the coding sequence GTGCCCCTGATCAACGTGCGCACCTCGTTGCCTGCCGTCCAGGATGGCTCGGGGCTGCTGCAGGAGTTGTCTTCGGCGCTGGCCGAGCAGACCGGCAAGCCGGAGGCCTATGTGATGACCCTGCTGGAGACCGGCGTGCCCATGACCTTCGCCGGTAGCGCTGAGCCCTGTGCCTACGTGGAGGTCAAGTCAATCGGGGCCCTGCGGCCGCCGGCGATGACCGCCGCGTTTTGTGAGCTCATCGAGGCCCGCACAGGTATTCCCGCCAATCGCATTTATGTCGGCTTTGAGGATGTGCAGGCCAGCTGCTGGGGCTGGAACGGTTCAACCTTCGGTTGA
- a CDS encoding GNAT family N-acetyltransferase, which translates to MSIRTLHLAAFSAEPLYGPEEAGTIADLAETLIAEGQASFTLQREGTVVAHACYTPLRLVEAPQLKAYVMAPLAVLPAWQRQGLATELMQKAEEALDADAIFVLGNPLHYARRFSSPHQVSPPQPTDHADCWFARALKPGVLDDLKSASQIEGALNNPELW; encoded by the coding sequence ATGAGCATTCGCACCCTTCATCTGGCGGCGTTTTCCGCCGAACCGCTCTACGGCCCCGAGGAAGCAGGCACGATCGCCGACCTGGCCGAAACGTTGATCGCCGAAGGGCAGGCCAGTTTCACGTTGCAACGGGAGGGAACCGTGGTGGCCCATGCCTGCTACACACCGCTCAGGCTGGTTGAAGCGCCGCAGCTCAAGGCCTACGTGATGGCGCCACTAGCCGTGCTGCCCGCCTGGCAACGGCAGGGTCTGGCCACTGAGTTGATGCAGAAAGCGGAAGAGGCACTGGATGCGGATGCGATCTTCGTGCTGGGCAATCCCCTGCACTACGCCCGCCGCTTCTCCTCCCCGCATCAGGTGTCGCCTCCCCAACCCACCGACCACGCGGACTGCTGGTTCGCCCGGGCGCTAAAGCCAGGGGTTCTCGATGACCTGAAGAGCGCATCTCAGATCGAGGGCGCTCTCAACAATCCGGAGTTGTGGTGA
- a CDS encoding alpha/beta fold hydrolase, whose protein sequence is MFSIEVCLSQPSRLIQTAKGAVEIACLGAGPTVLSVHGGPGGCDQGLLMALPLLQEGFRVIAPSRPGYLGTPLSSGVHLEEQADLLAALLDALELPSVGVVGASAGGPPAYLLASRHPDRVQSLVVIDGVTQSYHKGEQLSAWEEAIFLSRPGIGLMDWLGRHFPGTVVSNLLKTESSLNPEILQERVSEVLNSPDKLAFVQAMMRTMSERFQQRHEGVRNDLKQLAAISQLDLTAIRCPTLILHGEADRDVLPEDARWAHGQIEGAELHWIAAGSHLAFWIAPDAEEAQAHAVAVLQKAAGPCADLSDGRADPPS, encoded by the coding sequence GTGTTCAGCATTGAGGTCTGTCTGTCCCAGCCCTCCCGGTTGATTCAAACCGCCAAGGGTGCGGTGGAGATCGCCTGTCTCGGTGCGGGGCCCACCGTGCTGTCGGTGCATGGTGGGCCCGGCGGTTGCGACCAGGGGCTATTGATGGCACTCCCCTTGCTGCAGGAAGGGTTTCGTGTGATTGCGCCGTCGCGCCCGGGGTATCTGGGCACTCCCCTCAGCAGCGGCGTCCACCTGGAGGAACAGGCGGATCTGCTCGCGGCGCTGCTCGACGCGCTGGAGCTGCCTTCCGTGGGCGTGGTGGGAGCGTCTGCTGGAGGCCCGCCGGCCTATCTGCTCGCCAGTCGACACCCCGATCGGGTGCAATCCCTCGTGGTGATCGATGGGGTGACCCAGTCGTATCACAAGGGTGAGCAGCTGAGTGCCTGGGAAGAAGCGATCTTTCTCAGCCGACCGGGCATTGGTTTGATGGACTGGCTGGGGCGTCACTTCCCCGGCACCGTGGTGAGCAACCTGTTGAAGACGGAAAGCAGCCTCAATCCGGAAATCCTGCAGGAGCGGGTCAGCGAGGTGTTGAACTCGCCAGACAAGCTGGCCTTCGTGCAGGCGATGATGCGCACGATGTCGGAGCGGTTTCAGCAACGCCATGAGGGCGTCCGCAATGATCTGAAGCAGCTGGCGGCGATCAGCCAACTCGATCTCACCGCCATCCGCTGCCCCACCCTGATCCTGCATGGTGAAGCCGATCGGGATGTGCTTCCTGAGGATGCCCGGTGGGCCCATGGCCAGATCGAAGGGGCCGAGCTGCACTGGATCGCGGCGGGCTCCCACCTGGCGTTCTGGATTGCACCCGATGCGGAGGAGGCCCAGGCCCATGCTGTCGCCGTTCTGCAAAAGGCGGCTGGGCCTTGCGCAGATCTCAGCGATGGCCGAGCAGATCCTCCCAGCTGA
- a CDS encoding DUF2973 domain-containing protein → MLTSLFPLLYIGAFLFLLVQGFQMMRLGRSANTANNRCKDRTGLRTTHPELLNADGELTNEDLLVVHFPDLDQAEPSR, encoded by the coding sequence ATGTTGACCAGTCTCTTTCCCCTGCTGTACATAGGAGCCTTTCTTTTCCTGCTTGTGCAGGGATTTCAGATGATGCGGCTGGGACGCTCCGCCAACACGGCCAACAACCGTTGCAAGGATCGCACCGGCCTGCGCACCACCCACCCGGAGCTGCTGAATGCCGACGGCGAACTCACCAACGAAGACCTGTTGGTGGTGCACTTCCCCGACCTCGATCAAGCCGAACCCAGCCGATAG
- a CDS encoding sterol desaturase family protein: MGFTRIYGNPNLHGWWYLPISYLIVLGLQDTCFYFCHRCFHHPRIYRWTHRGHHRSRHPSPLTSFALDPIETLQHGLVLLGIILVLPLHPATLLAVLTTMTAWTVMNHLSPEQLPARFPHHWLGRWIIGPAHHSIHHRKQTVHFGLYFTWWDKVLNTQDNSYPALLRPLPLPTRSWPTG, translated from the coding sequence ATGGGCTTCACGCGGATCTATGGGAATCCGAATCTGCACGGTTGGTGGTATTTGCCGATCAGCTACCTGATCGTGCTGGGCCTGCAAGACACCTGTTTCTATTTCTGCCACCGCTGCTTTCATCATCCACGGATCTATCGCTGGACCCATCGAGGTCACCATCGATCCCGCCATCCGTCGCCGCTCACATCGTTTGCCCTTGATCCGATCGAAACGCTGCAGCATGGTCTCGTTTTGCTCGGCATCATCCTCGTTCTGCCCCTGCACCCCGCCACCCTGCTGGCGGTACTCACAACGATGACGGCCTGGACGGTGATGAACCACCTCAGCCCTGAACAGCTACCGGCACGCTTTCCCCACCACTGGCTGGGTCGCTGGATCATCGGCCCCGCCCATCATTCAATTCACCACAGGAAACAGACCGTGCATTTCGGCCTCTACTTCACGTGGTGGGACAAGGTGCTGAACACGCAAGACAACAGCTACCCGGCGCTGCTTAGGCCACTGCCGTTGCCCACCAGAAGCTGGCCGACAGGATGA
- a CDS encoding YccF domain-containing protein produces MISSLLNILWVVLGGFVMALGWWLAGLICAITIIGLPWARSCFVIGRFSFWPFGQEAVNRRDLSGRGDLGTGPLGLLGNVLWFVVAGWWLAIGHLTSALACFVTIIGIPFGIQHIKLALIALAPVGMTVVPVRSTD; encoded by the coding sequence ATGATCAGTTCTCTGCTCAACATTCTCTGGGTCGTGCTCGGAGGGTTTGTGATGGCCCTGGGCTGGTGGCTGGCAGGCCTGATCTGCGCGATCACGATCATCGGTCTGCCCTGGGCGCGCTCCTGCTTTGTGATCGGCAGGTTCTCGTTCTGGCCGTTCGGGCAGGAAGCCGTGAACCGCAGAGATCTAAGCGGCCGAGGCGATCTGGGCACCGGGCCGCTGGGGCTGCTCGGCAACGTGCTCTGGTTTGTGGTGGCGGGTTGGTGGCTGGCGATCGGCCATCTCACCTCGGCGCTGGCCTGCTTCGTGACGATCATCGGCATTCCCTTCGGGATCCAGCACATCAAGCTGGCGCTGATCGCTCTGGCACCGGTGGGCATGACCGTGGTACCGGTGCGCTCGACTGATTGA
- a CDS encoding alpha-amylase family glycosyl hydrolase, giving the protein METRLDLDAIRHSNAGFLITPEMEFRKETIYFIVIDRFHNSCAGNDAVGRQGLFDPSHSSWGHYWGGDLQGVIDKADYLQALGVTAIWLSPLFEQVDDLQADSAPMHGYWTRDFKRINPHFIASNDSTSLDHSRTLRKLVEVFHARGIKLILDIVCNHSSPDINGSKGVVYDDGVLIADFNNDTNNFYYHFPTITDWNDEFQLLHYEMLGLATFNDKNIAYRNYIKSAITAWLDAGFDALRVDTVKHMPIWFWQEFVTDIRRQHPETFIFGEYGFGSPHDSRTLTYANSSGMSILDFGLAYGIRDAFSGMKPGGFRHVQSVLDMDHVYKRSTELVKFIDNHDMPRFLSVTDSHANLELAMILLLTLRGIPAIFYGTEQYLVNNTHGGQDPYNRPMMEQWDESSRLFHCIRQLADLRRTNRALAYGSHQQKYLSDATYAFTRCYRNSRVFTLLNQGDATTITVTNVDLPDGVHRCVLSGTDVRVENGTIRNLQLAAKDAVVLSVIGPPVEGTTIVKFQINNFFTRPGERIAVTGDVPELGCWDLHKSAALEYINGDTWFNEIPFDESVGQPICFKFVVLKEGAEDPAWEARYENVLHRRFLLPASGRVKLEFDWEAF; this is encoded by the coding sequence ATGGAAACCCGCCTTGATCTCGACGCGATCCGCCACTCCAACGCAGGCTTTCTGATCACCCCTGAGATGGAGTTCCGCAAGGAAACCATCTACTTCATCGTCATCGACCGCTTCCACAACAGCTGCGCCGGCAACGACGCGGTGGGACGGCAGGGCCTGTTCGACCCCAGCCACAGCAGTTGGGGTCACTACTGGGGTGGCGATCTGCAAGGGGTGATCGACAAGGCCGATTACCTGCAGGCTCTGGGTGTCACCGCGATCTGGCTCTCGCCGCTGTTTGAGCAGGTGGATGACCTCCAGGCAGACAGTGCCCCCATGCATGGCTACTGGACTCGAGACTTCAAACGCATCAATCCCCACTTCATCGCTTCGAACGATTCAACATCGCTGGATCACTCCCGAACCTTGCGAAAACTGGTGGAGGTTTTTCACGCCAGGGGGATCAAGCTCATCCTCGACATCGTCTGCAACCACAGCTCCCCAGACATCAATGGCAGCAAAGGCGTGGTGTATGACGATGGCGTGCTGATTGCTGACTTCAACAACGACACGAACAACTTCTACTACCACTTCCCAACGATCACCGACTGGAACGACGAATTCCAGCTTCTCCATTACGAGATGCTGGGGCTGGCCACATTCAACGACAAGAATATTGCCTATCGCAATTACATCAAATCAGCGATCACGGCCTGGCTCGATGCAGGATTCGACGCCCTGCGTGTGGACACAGTGAAACACATGCCGATCTGGTTCTGGCAGGAATTTGTCACAGACATCCGGCGCCAACACCCCGAAACGTTCATCTTCGGAGAGTACGGCTTTGGCAGTCCCCATGACAGTCGCACCCTGACTTATGCCAACAGCTCAGGGATGTCAATCCTTGACTTCGGGCTTGCTTACGGGATTCGCGATGCTTTCTCCGGCATGAAGCCAGGAGGGTTCCGGCATGTGCAGTCGGTGCTGGACATGGACCATGTCTATAAACGCTCCACGGAACTAGTGAAGTTTATCGATAATCACGACATGCCGCGATTTCTGTCTGTGACAGATTCCCACGCGAATCTGGAACTGGCCATGATTCTGCTGCTCACCCTACGGGGAATTCCGGCGATTTTCTATGGAACCGAACAATACCTTGTGAACAACACCCATGGAGGGCAGGATCCCTATAACCGCCCGATGATGGAGCAGTGGGATGAAAGCAGCCGACTGTTCCATTGCATTCGTCAGCTGGCCGATCTGCGGCGCACCAATCGCGCCCTGGCCTACGGCTCCCATCAACAGAAGTACCTCAGCGACGCGACCTATGCCTTCACACGCTGCTATCGAAACTCCAGGGTCTTCACCCTGTTGAATCAGGGGGATGCCACCACGATCACGGTGACCAACGTTGATCTTCCCGATGGAGTGCATCGCTGTGTTCTCAGTGGCACCGATGTGAGGGTGGAGAACGGCACGATCCGAAATCTGCAGTTGGCCGCCAAGGACGCGGTCGTGCTGAGCGTGATCGGCCCTCCGGTGGAGGGCACCACGATCGTGAAATTCCAGATCAACAACTTTTTCACACGACCTGGCGAGCGAATCGCCGTGACGGGAGATGTGCCTGAGCTGGGCTGCTGGGATCTACACAAGAGTGCCGCACTGGAATACATCAACGGGGACACCTGGTTCAACGAGATCCCGTTTGATGAGTCGGTGGGTCAACCAATCTGCTTCAAGTTCGTGGTGCTGAAGGAGGGAGCTGAAGACCCCGCCTGGGAGGCCCGTTACGAGAACGTGCTGCACCGCCGCTTCCTCTTGCCGGCCTCCGGGCGGGTGAAACTGGAGTTTGATTGGGAAGCGTTCTGA
- a CDS encoding IS3 family transposase → MGSLLFGGRGRLTSAAHRKKAIELISEAHAAGAGLVRACSEIGISLRTLKRWRKALTGDDGGHDRRKGSPRLVSHRLSEEERQRILLTCNQPQYAALPPGQIVPALADQGLYIGSESSFYRVLHAHGQVHRRGRARPPQEPRPIPRLRASGANQVWSWDITYLPTTVRGIWLYLYLVIDVWSRKVVAWDVAEREDPAIAADLVSRACLRERISKGRKQPLVLHADNGNAMRAATLESRLEELGVLRSFSRPRVSNDNPYSESLFRTVKYRPDYPRKPFASKEQACQWVAAFVDWYNHQHRHSGIKFVTPQQRHNGRAVEISRHRAVVYERARQLNPRRWSRSTRCWRQPEVVWINQPPDELNEPGQLPLMQAA, encoded by the coding sequence GTGGGAAGCCTTCTGTTCGGAGGACGCGGAAGGCTGACCAGCGCCGCTCACAGGAAGAAGGCCATCGAGCTGATCAGCGAGGCACATGCCGCTGGCGCGGGTTTGGTGCGTGCCTGCAGCGAGATCGGGATCTCTCTGCGCACCCTCAAGCGTTGGCGCAAGGCCTTGACGGGTGATGACGGTGGTCACGATCGTCGTAAAGGCAGCCCACGCCTGGTCTCCCACAGACTGAGTGAAGAGGAGCGCCAGCGCATCCTGCTCACCTGCAACCAGCCCCAGTACGCCGCATTGCCACCAGGTCAGATCGTGCCAGCACTGGCAGATCAGGGGCTGTACATCGGCTCGGAGAGCAGCTTTTACCGGGTGCTCCACGCCCACGGACAGGTGCACAGGCGCGGTCGTGCACGGCCACCACAGGAACCGCGCCCCATTCCACGGCTCAGGGCCTCAGGCGCAAACCAGGTGTGGAGTTGGGACATCACCTACCTGCCCACCACCGTGCGCGGGATCTGGCTTTACCTCTACCTGGTAATCGACGTCTGGAGCCGCAAGGTTGTGGCCTGGGATGTCGCCGAACGGGAAGATCCAGCGATTGCAGCGGATCTGGTGAGTAGGGCTTGCCTGAGAGAACGGATCAGCAAAGGCAGGAAACAACCTCTGGTTCTCCATGCCGACAACGGCAACGCCATGCGTGCAGCCACGCTGGAAAGCCGGTTGGAGGAACTGGGCGTACTCAGGTCGTTCTCACGGCCACGGGTGTCCAACGACAACCCGTACTCAGAATCCCTGTTCAGGACAGTGAAGTACCGGCCTGATTACCCCCGCAAGCCATTTGCCTCCAAAGAGCAGGCTTGTCAGTGGGTGGCCGCGTTCGTCGATTGGTACAACCACCAACACCGCCACAGCGGGATCAAATTCGTGACGCCCCAGCAACGTCACAATGGCCGGGCTGTGGAGATCAGCCGCCATCGCGCTGTCGTCTACGAGCGAGCCCGACAGCTCAATCCAAGGCGTTGGTCACGATCAACCAGGTGTTGGCGTCAACCGGAGGTGGTCTGGATCAATCAGCCGCCAGATGAACTCAATGAACCAGGGCAGCTACCGTTGATGCAGGCGGCCTGA
- a CDS encoding transposase produces MRRYSEAVKADVRRRMSPPQRQSVAQISEELGIHVVTLYNWRKAWRLQGEVVPASEKEPEGWSAADKFTVVMETAGLNATELSAYCRERGLFPEQVERWRQAAQDANEKPVLTLKEQKELEKLRAQDQREIKALKKELQRKEKAMAEMAALLVLRKKWEAFCSEDAEG; encoded by the coding sequence ATGCGTCGTTACAGCGAGGCTGTAAAGGCTGACGTGAGGAGGCGAATGAGCCCACCGCAGCGGCAAAGCGTGGCCCAGATCTCCGAGGAGCTGGGCATTCACGTGGTGACCCTTTACAACTGGAGGAAGGCATGGCGGTTGCAGGGAGAGGTGGTGCCGGCATCCGAGAAGGAACCAGAGGGCTGGAGCGCTGCCGATAAGTTCACGGTGGTGATGGAGACGGCTGGCTTGAACGCCACCGAACTCAGTGCCTACTGCCGAGAGCGAGGCCTGTTTCCTGAGCAGGTGGAGCGTTGGCGGCAGGCGGCCCAGGATGCCAATGAAAAGCCAGTGCTGACCTTGAAAGAGCAGAAGGAGCTGGAAAAGCTCCGCGCCCAGGACCAACGGGAGATCAAAGCCCTCAAGAAGGAGCTGCAGCGCAAAGAGAAGGCCATGGCGGAGATGGCGGCCCTGCTGGTGCTGCGAAAAAAGTGGGAAGCCTTCTGTTCGGAGGACGCGGAAGGCTGA
- a CDS encoding alanine/ornithine racemase family PLP-dependent enzyme: MTAPRLEIRLDQLRHNARTMVERLALQGIKVTGVSKATLGMPEIVRIWIDAGVHSIGESRIESIESLSRCDLGVPRLLIRSPMLSQVDRVVAHAAMSCNSEPVVIKALAGAAMRQGMSHGVLLMVELGDLREGILPADMEAMVALTLALPGLDLVGIGTNLGCQNGVAPDAANMGELSRLISALEARFCIRLQWCSGGNSSNLNWLNGGVGLGRINHLRLGEALLLGREPLTRKAIPGLFTDAITLVAEVIEAKVKPTRPWGSRHHSSFATTPRVASTDSAEALGERVILALGEQDADPDGLSAPGLIIEGASSDHLVVSGATKNLAVGDEQRFRISYSTLLRAMTSPFVSRRFIHESGPSRSPPTQTSALCPVSTTSAE, translated from the coding sequence TTGACAGCGCCAAGACTGGAGATTCGGCTCGATCAATTACGTCACAACGCCCGCACGATGGTGGAGCGACTGGCGCTGCAAGGCATCAAGGTGACCGGCGTGAGCAAGGCCACCCTTGGGATGCCGGAAATCGTTCGGATCTGGATTGATGCAGGAGTGCATTCCATCGGTGAATCGAGGATTGAATCGATCGAATCACTCAGCCGCTGCGACTTGGGCGTGCCACGACTGCTGATTCGTTCGCCAATGCTGAGCCAGGTGGATCGTGTGGTGGCCCATGCCGCGATGAGCTGCAATAGCGAACCTGTTGTGATCAAGGCACTAGCAGGCGCTGCCATGCGTCAGGGCATGTCCCATGGCGTACTGTTGATGGTGGAGCTGGGAGACTTGCGCGAGGGCATTCTTCCGGCGGACATGGAAGCGATGGTGGCGCTCACACTGGCCTTGCCGGGCCTTGATTTAGTGGGGATCGGCACCAATCTCGGTTGTCAGAACGGCGTGGCACCGGATGCAGCCAATATGGGGGAACTGTCCCGTCTGATCAGCGCTCTGGAAGCACGCTTCTGCATCCGGTTGCAGTGGTGTTCCGGTGGCAATTCCTCCAATTTGAACTGGCTGAATGGCGGCGTGGGCCTTGGACGCATCAATCACCTTCGCCTCGGAGAGGCGCTGTTGCTGGGTCGAGAGCCTCTGACCCGAAAGGCCATCCCAGGCCTTTTCACCGATGCCATCACACTGGTGGCAGAAGTGATCGAGGCAAAGGTCAAGCCCACCCGCCCGTGGGGGTCGCGTCATCACTCCAGTTTTGCCACCACTCCGCGAGTGGCCAGCACTGATTCCGCTGAGGCGCTTGGCGAGCGTGTCATCCTGGCTCTCGGCGAGCAGGATGCCGATCCGGATGGTCTCAGTGCCCCCGGGCTGATCATCGAGGGGGCCTCCAGTGACCATCTGGTGGTGAGTGGGGCTACCAAGAACCTGGCCGTGGGCGACGAGCAACGCTTCCGGATCAGCTACAGCACCTTGTTGCGAGCGATGACCTCACCATTCGTGAGTCGTCGTTTCATCCATGAGAGCGGACCCTCACGATCGCCCCCGACGCAGACCTCAGCATTGTGCCCGGTTTCAACGACGTCGGCGGAATAG